A portion of the Chromobacterium sp. IIBBL 290-4 genome contains these proteins:
- a CDS encoding MFS transporter — translation MQTSLRQRMSGLPAGFHLLMLSDVLSGLAMGAGYVSISWWVVSQGGAKDMAWFSALTALVMLVALPLTAPLGDRFPKNRVISCGIALAMLSGLTLATMAWFNFYRLEWVIASESVSMFAWAIVFPSMMSIAAELVPAGRLSDALSLQKSSQAVGNLIGPVIGGGLMAFTPAWLALGSYAALLAIAAIGALRIHIPARSREHIQAEGFFDQIRVGLRIRWRIPLERKWAFWGLVTMTAYMPMVLTLLPIKLHQLGLPAFWLGACEAAMSGGLLIGSLWLTHRLLQHCSRANARMLALWTLAAVFLVIAWTHHPMVMLAMFAIEGLLLSITMLIGQTHRTLAVPEAYRARVQAINILVAKLGGMLGPALAGILLHSWSLDAVYMFFAVFHLLSVIPMLLLPGVNRFLNLNHDEAKDWYLKQHPEAFEPIASADGKLKQPI, via the coding sequence ATGCAGACTTCCCTTCGACAGCGTATGTCCGGCTTGCCCGCCGGTTTCCATCTGCTGATGCTGAGCGATGTCTTGAGCGGCCTCGCCATGGGCGCAGGTTACGTCAGCATCAGTTGGTGGGTGGTCAGCCAAGGGGGCGCCAAGGATATGGCCTGGTTCAGCGCGCTGACCGCCTTGGTGATGCTGGTGGCGCTGCCGCTGACCGCGCCGCTGGGCGACCGCTTTCCCAAAAACCGCGTCATCTCCTGCGGCATCGCGCTGGCCATGCTGTCCGGCCTCACGCTGGCGACGATGGCCTGGTTCAATTTCTATCGGCTGGAGTGGGTGATCGCCAGCGAGTCTGTGTCGATGTTCGCCTGGGCCATCGTCTTTCCTTCCATGATGAGCATTGCCGCGGAGCTGGTGCCGGCGGGCCGGCTGTCAGACGCTTTATCGCTGCAGAAAAGCTCGCAGGCGGTGGGCAATCTGATTGGTCCAGTCATCGGCGGCGGTTTGATGGCGTTTACACCGGCCTGGCTGGCCCTAGGCAGCTATGCCGCGCTATTGGCCATCGCCGCGATCGGCGCCCTGCGCATTCATATTCCTGCGCGCAGCCGCGAGCATATCCAGGCGGAAGGTTTTTTCGATCAGATCCGTGTCGGCCTGCGCATACGCTGGCGCATCCCCTTGGAACGCAAGTGGGCATTCTGGGGCCTGGTGACGATGACGGCCTACATGCCTATGGTGCTGACGCTATTGCCGATCAAGCTACACCAGCTCGGCCTGCCCGCGTTCTGGCTGGGCGCCTGTGAGGCGGCGATGAGCGGCGGGCTGCTGATCGGCAGCTTGTGGCTGACGCACAGGCTGCTGCAACACTGTAGCCGCGCCAACGCCCGCATGCTGGCCTTGTGGACGTTGGCGGCTGTATTCCTGGTCATCGCCTGGACCCACCATCCCATGGTGATGCTGGCGATGTTCGCCATTGAAGGACTGTTGTTGTCCATCACCATGCTGATCGGCCAGACTCACCGCACGCTGGCGGTGCCGGAGGCCTACCGCGCCCGAGTGCAAGCCATCAATATACTGGTGGCGAAATTGGGAGGGATGCTGGGGCCGGCGCTGGCGGGCATCTTGCTGCACAGCTGGTCGCTGGATGCGGTTTATATGTTCTTCGCGGTATTTCATCTGCTGTCCGTGATACCGATGCTGCTGCTGCCGGGCGTCAATCGCTTCCTCAATTTGAATCATGATGAGGCCAAGGACTGGTATCTGAAACAGCACCCCGAAGCGTTTGAGCCGATTGCCTCGGCGGATGGCAAGTTGAAGCAACCTATATAA
- the hslV gene encoding ATP-dependent protease subunit HslV yields the protein MQQFDGTTIVSVRRGERVALGGDGQVTLGNIVIKSTARKIRKLHGGKVLAGFAGGTADAFTLIERFEAKLQKHQGNLLVSAVELAKDWRTDRMLRRLEAMLIVADKDHTLIITGNGDVLEPEQGIAAIGSGGAFAQSAARALFENTELAPDVVVKKSLEIAGDICIYTNHNHLIETLGPDDAA from the coding sequence ATGCAGCAGTTCGACGGAACCACCATCGTTTCCGTCCGTCGCGGCGAGCGCGTGGCGCTGGGCGGCGACGGGCAAGTAACCCTCGGCAACATCGTGATCAAGTCCACCGCGCGCAAGATACGCAAGCTGCACGGCGGCAAGGTTTTGGCGGGTTTCGCCGGCGGCACCGCCGACGCCTTCACACTGATCGAACGTTTTGAAGCCAAGCTGCAAAAGCATCAGGGCAACTTGCTGGTGTCGGCGGTGGAACTGGCCAAGGACTGGCGCACCGACCGCATGCTGCGCCGCCTGGAGGCGATGCTGATCGTGGCCGACAAGGATCATACGCTGATCATCACCGGCAACGGCGATGTGCTGGAGCCGGAGCAGGGCATCGCCGCCATCGGTTCCGGCGGCGCCTTCGCCCAATCGGCCGCGCGCGCGCTGTTCGAGAACACCGAGCTCGCGCCGGATGTGGTGGTGAAGAAATCGCTGGAGATCGCCGGCGACATCTGCATCTACACCAACCACAACCATCTGATCGAAACCCTGGGCCCGGACGACGCGGCCTGA
- a CDS encoding energy transducer TonB, which translates to MKSVPSLQISAFVAVCAAHVLALGWSGARQKDAPATPPQPLLASLVAAERPAAAKPAAPPASRKTVEPAKSPPKAAPAPAKPMARPSTPTQAATTPQAPATPAASPSHAVAPAAASRADSGPPAQSDNAGRSAEVTPPLSQGGYLSNPKPPYPALSMEEGETGTVQLKVRVSAQGQALDVSLHHSSGFPRLDRSALATVRRWRFIPAKRGGEPIDYTFIVPIEFSLQSART; encoded by the coding sequence ATGAAATCCGTCCCCTCTTTGCAAATCAGCGCCTTTGTCGCGGTCTGCGCCGCCCATGTCCTGGCGCTGGGCTGGAGCGGGGCACGGCAGAAAGACGCGCCGGCGACGCCGCCTCAACCGCTGCTGGCCAGCCTGGTGGCGGCGGAACGCCCCGCCGCGGCCAAGCCTGCCGCGCCGCCCGCATCGCGCAAGACCGTCGAGCCGGCCAAGAGCCCGCCCAAAGCCGCCCCCGCGCCAGCGAAACCGATGGCGCGGCCGAGCACGCCGACCCAAGCCGCCACAACCCCGCAAGCGCCCGCAACCCCGGCGGCGAGCCCGAGCCACGCCGTCGCGCCGGCCGCCGCCTCCCGCGCCGATTCGGGCCCGCCGGCGCAATCCGACAACGCCGGCCGCTCGGCGGAAGTCACCCCGCCGCTGTCGCAAGGCGGCTATCTGAGCAACCCCAAGCCGCCCTACCCCGCTTTATCGATGGAGGAAGGCGAAACCGGCACGGTGCAGCTCAAGGTGCGCGTCAGCGCCCAGGGGCAGGCGCTCGATGTGTCCTTGCACCACAGCAGCGGTTTCCCGCGGCTGGACCGCTCGGCGCTGGCCACGGTGCGCCGTTGGCGCTTCATCCCGGCCAAACGCGGCGGCGAGCCCATTGACTACACCTTTATCGTTCCCATCGAATTCTCACTTCAATCCGCACGCACATGA
- the hslU gene encoding ATP-dependent protease ATPase subunit HslU produces MTQMTPQEIVHELDQHIIGQHKAKRAVAIALRNRWRRQQVAEPLRSEITPKNILMIGPTGVGKTEIARRLAKLSGAPFIKVEATKFTEVGYVGRDVDTIIRDLMDVAIKDTREAAIKRNRARAEDAAEERILDVLLPQPRKASGFFTDEPAAEEKQEDGATRQKFRKMLREGKFDDKEIELEIAAPVAQMNVMAPPGMEDFASQLQGMFQGMGAGKKQTAKMKVADAFKQLIDEEAAKLVNEEELKAEALKNVEQNGIVFLDEIDKVTSRGEGHSGADVSRAGVQRDLLPLVEGTTVSTKYGMVKTDHILFIASGAFQLSKPSDLIPELQGRLPIRVELSSLSVDDFKAILTSTNACLTRQYQALLATEGVELAFEESGIQRLAEIAWQVNEKTENIGARRLYTVMEKLLEEVAFDAKSGECKIDGAYVDSKLGEVAEREDLARYVL; encoded by the coding sequence ATGACGCAAATGACCCCGCAGGAAATCGTCCACGAGCTGGACCAGCACATCATCGGCCAGCACAAGGCCAAACGCGCCGTCGCCATCGCGCTGCGCAACCGCTGGCGCCGCCAGCAGGTGGCCGAGCCGCTGCGCAGCGAAATCACCCCCAAGAACATTTTGATGATAGGCCCCACCGGCGTCGGTAAAACCGAGATCGCCCGCCGTCTAGCCAAGCTGTCCGGCGCGCCCTTCATCAAGGTGGAAGCCACCAAATTCACCGAAGTGGGCTATGTCGGCCGCGACGTGGACACTATCATCCGCGACCTGATGGACGTGGCGATCAAAGACACCCGCGAAGCGGCGATCAAGCGCAACCGCGCGCGCGCCGAGGATGCCGCCGAAGAGCGCATCCTCGATGTGCTGCTGCCCCAGCCGCGCAAGGCATCCGGCTTCTTCACCGATGAGCCGGCGGCAGAGGAGAAACAGGAGGACGGCGCCACTCGCCAGAAATTCCGCAAGATGCTGCGCGAGGGTAAGTTCGACGATAAGGAGATCGAACTGGAAATCGCCGCGCCGGTAGCGCAGATGAACGTGATGGCGCCGCCGGGCATGGAGGATTTCGCCAGCCAGCTGCAAGGCATGTTCCAGGGCATGGGCGCGGGCAAGAAGCAGACCGCCAAGATGAAGGTGGCGGACGCCTTCAAGCAACTGATAGACGAAGAGGCCGCCAAGCTGGTCAATGAGGAAGAGCTGAAGGCCGAGGCGCTGAAGAACGTCGAGCAGAACGGCATCGTCTTCCTCGACGAAATCGACAAGGTCACCAGCCGCGGCGAAGGCCACAGCGGCGCCGACGTGTCGCGCGCAGGCGTGCAGCGCGACCTGTTGCCGCTGGTGGAAGGCACCACGGTGTCCACCAAGTACGGCATGGTGAAGACCGACCACATCCTGTTCATCGCCTCCGGCGCTTTCCAGCTGTCCAAACCGTCGGACCTGATCCCGGAGCTGCAAGGCCGCTTGCCGATTCGCGTCGAGCTGTCTTCGCTGTCGGTGGATGATTTCAAGGCCATTCTGACCAGCACCAACGCTTGCCTGACGCGCCAATACCAGGCGTTGCTGGCCACCGAGGGCGTGGAGCTGGCGTTCGAGGAGTCCGGCATCCAGCGTCTGGCCGAGATTGCCTGGCAGGTCAACGAGAAAACCGAAAACATCGGCGCCCGCCGTCTGTACACGGTGATGGAAAAGCTGCTGGAAGAGGTGGCTTTCGACGCCAAGTCCGGTGAGTGCAAGATCGATGGCGCTTATGTGGACAGCAAGCTGGGCGAAGTGGCCGAGCGCGAGGACCTGGCGCGCTACGTGCTGTAA